The following proteins are encoded in a genomic region of Pungitius pungitius chromosome 19, fPunPun2.1, whole genome shotgun sequence:
- the LOC119198305 gene encoding piezo-type mechanosensitive ion channel component 2-like encodes MPSEVTVGLLLRVLLPLSLAAACALRFNGFSLVYVLLLLLLPLLRGPPTSSPSGNACPCVKAVCVSSFLFLLLQSFFQLTSATLQPDNNCTSWQKTLAQLGLVSLTGSDPGSAVRQVFPDVGVLVVGLLTWRLIGRLNEDAHMQPQQEEEMQDELMFEEDSVLEEEEEEEEEEGSRNKVLVEMEILVLKTRKMLGNMTTTGGKVLLTVLLGLTGIMFPSLSSLPYLLCFQVLCTWWAWSGRVPPLAFRCVSVVSLLYSSFHFLLLYCYQLPSLQEAWPPNRTSVSVFGLLPLVSGNCSAPWRLQVNSELSWFHFTSPLMLILLYNTVATLWRNQLIDGVGWWRTEREESAIIGSCDIMTATSNLSDEVGSDITAERRREMWRRAHTRPECRGGSSTNDSPSDSFAPPTQSTAFELDVYTAPHYSLSQSDTLETCVFEGDGWEEEQGEDEEERRRTTTRGEEERRREEEGVSAASRAFTFLLKQSYICALIAMMAWPITYVSWLTCVLLLWSCVLWMMRERRRYTLMSSPWLVAYGNLLVLLQYVYSFPPIREVPGLFPRKEDPCRELGSKLLCLLTFWLLLRQALTEKRDRQRDKQLSHITVHTLEEQPSADDDVQEEKEEVSYEEVLLLHTGGGGAVKMEALVAVVTRMFVKYWIYVCGTMFFFVSFEGKIVLYKVIYMVMFLYCAALYQLNYERWRAMLRGFWVAVVVYSMLVLILVYTFQFPSSLHTWSYYTGLSTHRLEDVGLEKFSVPVLFTRIFIPAAFLLVCIVHLHYFHKPFLQLTDLKTVVDTHNSTITRLVHSDGSLFDLSVCETPQLLLEAEKSRGQKEWEEEEEPEAKWIKEEEDSPCVFERETLSDHIKVLVSWRLVVDRLSVLFLRLLLSLQRLQHLLWWILELHIVKIVSCYIIWVCVKEVCVFNLLFVLCVAVALPFRAWRPLLLGVCTVWTCVVTVCKMLYQLNIVQPFRYSSNCTMPGNSSADLSRSVLYSGAVDPAQWVGLRKTDGKLLDYLRHNLMILALLAFEVTVYRHQELYRLRRNEVPPPTKTLFHDITRRHLDDSVLSCVKYFLNYFFYKFGLETCFLLAVNVIGQRMDLFAVGHAFGLISVLSKRRRKHIASVWPKYCYFLSGLLCFQYILCIGFPPAACKDYPWRPPSSNMDSNVVKWLFLPDHLSPPNPIFLLYDFLLLLGASLQLQVFEEELQSSVQILAGDNCELDEDDAQVPDPIRRLRLNTGPDFMLCRSYLDMMKLIIFSYMFWFVLTIIFITGTTRISIFCMGYLVACFYFLLVGGNLLLKPVKSILVYWDCLIGYNVFVITMKNILSILACGFIKSLVSNHCWLIQLFSLACTIKGYTKPEQQSSKQCELPSDEAGIIWDGVCFCFLLLQRRVFRSHYFLCVVLDLQNTQLLASRGAELFEASTVKAVRARLEVEKTSMDLLKRQMERIKSRQKKFRRGKEKLLSLTQSSFRTEDQDNRKGRSQKKWWRPWVNHASMVRSGDYYLFETDSEEDEEEEEEEKKKKEEKLPEKSAFQFVYHAWITDSRTAMRARNNQERLWKKKTSDRKSREEERREALGIEVTEDTEEDGEGEEEEEKEEGPDTVLRRFSGTLRFCWVLLSALLDSLTAWLSGLCQEHIDISTVLRIERCMLTQQAKQGNVPTREAIHVYYQEQMMRASRDGSHEAERQASAERRWEQEEETVSPDAEEPDEETESIPEKPGSRPPSGGAAHEPVPEQESGEAGSGEPEPESGEDSLCQPELEPISGNSGSGKPGPASGEGGPGEPSSGLEANRVTAAGNPSLEDHPEGLVTTIRQRRRPKLTRMERVGASSSSLSSEDGGDEQMRAEESKQTPTSASSPTSLSSLLLPPSYSLALGLELEADVLVEVEEEAEEGLRKRFDRSDILSDSASTSCPAASRAQELTASELLRSRTFYDEELEASDRFYSEQPQLLQLCYALYNILAARSETVCYLVIVLNHMVSASCLTLVLPVLVFLWATLSVPRPSKTFWMTAIIYTEVTIVIKYFFQFGFFPFNQKLEVDRSKPFHPPNILGVEKKEGYVLYDLLQLLALFYHRAILKCHGLWDQTITTETDAIHLHDNRADPFRGFIDPTELSAQRRGRRRTTSSRSPAGSETSRAQRPGRLDLLLEKLRELSIRAKKVSVSRCLSLYRPVLHFFRALVQPEYSAVTDVYVLMFLADTVDFIIIVFGFWAFGKHSAAADITSSLSEDQVPEAFLVMVLIQFGTMVIDRALYLRKTVLGKLVFQVILVFGIHFWMFFILPTVTERRFNQNLVAQLWYFVKCVYFGLSAYQIRSGYPTRVLGNFLTKSYNYLNLFLFQGFRLVPFLTELRAVMDWVWTDTTLSLSSWICVEDVYAHCFVLKCWRESEKRYPQPRGQKKKRVVKYGMGGLIVLLLICIVWFPLLFMSLIKSVAGVVNRPLDVSVTITLGGFQPIFTMSAQQNQLKDLTEEDFTSFTSSYSYTPSALQFLEAYGHEDVTVAELQGSSNSLWTISPPSRQYLSQVLRLDHFPLTLSWTVQRNLSLGAKAELASGKHVTYLDDQTRLELIQLLNGTRSLPVVIQEVFPCFIRAPSDSNSKPIEQLYKDDHYKDILLALERSTNQSQEIQDWWIVDQPGATLVPIEGGSLLNDRREAGLQLFVFSDKVSPPSLGFLAGYGIMGLYASVVLVIGKFVREFFSGISHSIMFEELPCVDRILKLCTDVFLVRETGELELEEELYAKLIFLYRSPETLIKWTRR; translated from the exons ATGCCCTCAGAGGTGACTGTGGGGCTGCTCCTCAGGGTGCTGCTGCCCCTCAGCTTGGCTGCAG CTTGTGCGTTGAGGTTTAATGGATTCTCTCTGGTCTacgtcctcctgctgctgctgctgcctctacTGCGAGGACCCCCCACGTCCTCCCCCTCAG GTAACGCGTGTCCCTGCGTGAAGGCCGTGTGCGTctccagcttcctcttcctgttgctTCAGTCCTTCTTCCAGCTGACCTCCGCCACGCTGCAGCCAGACAACAACT gtaCGTCGTGGCAGAAAACTCTGGCTCAGCTCGGCCTGGTCAG tctgacaggaagtgacccagGCTCGGCAGTGAGACAGGTGTTTCCAGATGTTGGCGTGCTGGTTGTTGGTCTGCTGACCTGGAGGTTAATTGGAAGACTGAATGAGGACGCACACATGCAG ccccagcaggaggaggagatgcaggaTGAGCTGATGTTTGAGGAGGACTCTGtgctcgaggaggaggaggaggaggaggaggaggaaggaagcaggaACAAGGTTCTGGTTGAAATGGAGATACTGGTGTTAAAAACCAGGAAGATGTTGGGAAACATGACAACGACCGGAGGGAAAGTCCTGCTTACGGTCCTACTGGGACTCACAG GCATCAtgttcccctctctctcctccctgcccTACCTCCTCTGTTTCCAGGTGTTGTGTACCTGGTGGGCGTGGTCAGGCCGGGTCCCGCCTCTTGCcttcaggtgtgtgtctgtggtgtcaCTGCTCTACTCCTCATTCCATTTCCTGCTCCTCTACTGTTACCAGCTGCCCTCCTTGCAGGAGGCGTGGCCGCCGAACCGCACCTCCGTCAG TGTCTTTGGTCTCCTGCCCCTGGTCTCTGGGAACTGTTCTGCCCCCTGGAGGTTGCAGGTGAACTCTGAGCTCAGCTGGTTTCACTTCACCAGTCCTCTGATGCTGATCCTGCTCTACAACACTGTGGCCACTCTCTGGAGGAACCAG ctgatcgATGGCGTCGGGTGGTGGcgcacagagagggaggagtcAGCCATCATTGGCAGCTGTGACATCATGACTGCCACCAGCAACCTGAGCGATGAGGTCggcagtgacatcacagcagagagacggagagagatgTGGAGGAGAGCTCACACTCGTCCCGAGTGCAGAGGC ggATCATCCACCAATGACAGTCCCTCTGACTCGTTTGCCCCGCCCACCCAGAGCACAGCCTTTGAATTGGATGTTTACACCGCGCCTCACTActctctcagccaatcag ACACGTTGGagacgtgtgtgtttgaaggagacggatgggaggaggagcagggagaggatgaagaggagaggaggaggacaacgaccagaggagaggaggagaggagaagggaggaagagggagtcaGTGCTGCGTCCAGGGCGTTCACTTTCCTCCTCAAGCAGAGTTACATCTGTGCTCTGATAGCCATGATGGCGTGGCCCATCACATACGTGTCCTGGCTGACATGTGTCCTGCTGCTGTGGTCGTGCGTCCTCTGGATGATGCGAGAGCGTCGCCGGTACACGCTGATGTCATCGCCCTGGCTGGTTGCCTACGGCAACCTGCTGGTCCTCCTGCAGTACGTCTACAGCTTCCCCCCCATCCGAGAAGTCCCAGGACTGTTCCCGAGGAAAGAAGATCCCTGCAGGGAGCTGGGCTCcaag CTGTTGTGTCTCTTGACCTTCTGGCTGCTGCTGCGTCAGGCCCTAACTgagaaaagagacagacagagggacaaacagcTGTCTCACATCACCGTCCACACGTTGG AGGAGCAGCCGAGTGCCGATGACGacgtgcaggaggagaaggaggaggtgtccTACGAGGAGGTGCTGCTCCtgcacacaggaggaggaggagcggtcAAGATGGAGGCCCTCGTTGCCGTGGTTACCAGGATGTTTGTCAAATACTGGATCTACGTCTGCGGAACGATGTTCTTCTTCGTTAGTTTTGAGGGAAAAATCGTCCTCTACAAAGTCATCTACATGGTTATGTTCCTCTACTGCGCCGCCCTCTACCAG TTGAACTACGAGCGTTGGCGTGCCATGCTCAGGGGTTTCTGGGTAGCCGTGGTGGTTTACTCCATGTTGGTTCTCATCCTGGTCTACACTTTCCagttcccctcctccctccacaccTGGAGCTACTACACCGGATTAAGTACTCACAG GTTGGAGGACGTTGGTTTGGAGAAGTTCTCCGTTCCTGTTCTCTTCACTAGGATCTTCATCCCTGCTGCGTTCCTCTTG GTGTGCATCGTTCACCTGCATTACTTCCACAAGCCCTTCCTGCAGCTGACCGACCTGAAGACTGTGGTGGACACGCACAACAGCACCATCACCAG GCTGGTCCACTCTGACGGAAGCCTGTTCGACCTGTCCGTGTGTGAAACTCCTCAACTCCTCTTGGAGGCCGAGAAGAGCAGAGGACAGAAGGagtgggaagaggaggaggagccagaagCGAAATGgataaaagaggaggaggactccccctgtgtgtttgagagggaGACCCTGTCCGACCACATCAAAG tgcTGGTCTCCTGGAGGTTGGTGGTAGACCGTCTCTCTGTTTTGTTCttgcgcctcctcctctccttgcaGCGCCTGCAGCACCTTCTGTGGTGGATCTTGGAACTCCACATAGTCAAGATCGTCTCCTGCTACATCATCTGGGTCTGTGTAAAGGAG gtgtgCGTGTTTAACCTGCTGTTCGTGCTATGTGTGGCCGTGGCTCTGCCATTCAGGGCGTGGCGCCCCCTGCTGTTAGGAGTGTGTACAGTTTGGACCTGTGTGGTGACCGTCTGTAAGATGTTGTACCAGCTCAACATTGTCCAGCCCTTCAGATACTCCTCCAACTGCACCATG cCAGGTAACTCCAGCGCCGACCTGTCTCGCTCTGTTCTGTACTCCGGTGCAGTTGACCCCGCCCAGTGGGTTGGTCTACGGAAGACTGACGGAAAACTGCTGGACTACCTGAGG CATAACCTGATGATATTAGCGCTGTTAGCCTTCGAGGTAACAGTTTACAGACACCAGGAGCTCTACCGACTCCGCCGTAACGAGGTTCCGCCCCCCACCAAAACGCTGTTTCATGACATCACCAGGCGTCACCTGGACGACAGCGTGCTAAGCTGTGTGAAGTACTTCCTCAACTACTTCTTCTACAAGTTTGGCCtggag ACCTGCTTCCTGTTGGCTGTGAACGTGATTGGTCAGCGGATGGACCTGTTTGCTGTAGGCCACGCCTTCGGCCTCATCAGCGTCCTATCAAAGCGTCGCAGGAAGCACATTGCCTCAGTGTGGCCCAAGTACTGCTACTTCCTGTCAGGGCTTCTATGCTTCCAGTACATCCTGTGTATCGGGTTCCCTCCGGCCGCCTGTAAAG ATTATCCATGGAGACCTCCGTCCTCCAACATGGACTCCAACGTGGTGAAGTGGCTCTTCCTACCTGATCACCTGAGCCCTCCAAACCCAATCTTCCTCCTCT ATGACTTCTTGCTCCTCCTCGGTGCCTCTCTGCAGCTgcaggtgtttgaggaggagctCCAGTCGTCGGTTCAGATCCTCGCGGGAGACAACTGTGAGCTGGACGAGGATGACGCACAGGTCCCAGATCCAATCAGACGACTCCGTCTCAACACAGGCCCTGACTTCATGCTGTGCAG GTCTTACCTGGACATGATGAAGCTTATCATCTTCAGCTACATGTTTTGGTTTGTCCTCACCATCATCTTCATTACTGGGACTACCAG GATCAGTATCTTCTGTATGGGTTACCTGGTGGCGTgtttctacttcctgttggtTGGTGGAAATCTGCTGCTGAAACCAGTGAAATCCATCCTGGTGTACTGGGATTGCCTAATTGGCTACAACGTGTTCGTCATCACTATGAAGAACATTCTGTCG ATCTTGGCCTGTGGTTTCATCAAGTCGTTGGTGTCAAACCACTGCTGGCTGATTCAGCTCTTCAGTCTGGCCTGCACCATCAAAGGATACACCAAAC CGGAGCAGCAGAGCAGTAAGCAGTGTGAGTTGCCTAGCGACGAGGCCGGCATCATTTGGGATGGCGTTTGCTTCTGTTTTCTGTTGCTTCAGAGGCGGGTCTTCAGGAGCCActacttcctgtgtgtggtCCTTGACCTTCAAAATACACAACTGCTGGCCTCCAG gGGTGCGGAGCTCTTTGAGGCGTCCACAGTGAAAGCTGTCAGAGCGAGGCTAGAGGTGGAGAAGACCTCCATGGACCTTCTGAAGAGGCA GATGGAACGAATAAAATCCCGACAGAAGAAGTTCcgcagaggaaaagagaaattgTTGAGTTTGACCCAAAGCAGTTTCCGTACCGAAG ATCAGGACAACAGGAAGGGGCGGAGCCAGAAGAAGTGGTGGAGACCCTGGGTAAACCACGCCTCca TGGTGAGGAGCGGTGACTACTACCTGTTTGAGACGgacagtgaggaggacgaggaggaggaggaggaggagaagaagaagaaggaggaaaagcTACCTGAGAAATCAGCCTTCCAG tttgTGTATCACGCCTGGATAACTGATTCCAGAACAGCAATGAGAGCTCGCAACAACCAAGAGAGActctggaagaagaagacatctGATCGaaagagcagggaggaggagaggagagaag CTTTAGGAATAGAAGTGACGGAGGACACTGAGGAGgatggagaaggggaggaggaggaggagaaagaggagggacCAG ACACTGTGCTGCGTCGGTTCTCCGGCACCTTGCGGTTCTGTTGGGTTCTGCTGTCGGCTCTGCTGGACTCTCTGACTGCCTGGCTCAGCGGCCTGTGTCAGGAGCACATCGACATCTCCACCGTCCTCCGCATCGAGCGCTGCATGCTGACGCAGCAGGCCAAGCAG GGTAACGTTCCCACCAGAGAGGCGATCCACGTCTACTACCAAGAGCAGATGATGAGAGCCTCCAGAGACGGTTCCCATGAGGCCGAGCGGCAGGCCTCGGCAGAGAGAAGATGGGAGCAAGAAGAAGAGACGGTGAGTCCTGATGCTGAGGAACCAGACGAGGAAACAGAGAGTATTCCAGAAAAACCAGGATCAAGACCACCATCGGGAGGAGCTGCACATGAACCAGTACCAGAACAAGAATCAGGAGAAGCGGGTTCAGgtgaaccagaaccagaatCAGGAGAAGATAGTTTGTGTCAACCAGAACTAGAACCAATATCAGGAAATAGTGGATCAGGTAAACCAGGACCAGCATCTGGAGAAGGTGGCCCAGGTGAACCATCTTCAGGACTTGAAGCAAACAGAGTAACAGCAGCAGGTAACCCATCGTTGGAAGATCACCCAGAAGGTCTGGTGACTACAATCCGTCAAAGACGGCGACCCAAACTGACCCGGATGGAGAGAGTCGGAGCTTCATCGTCCTCCTTATCTTCAGAGGATGGTGGTGACGAGCAGATGAG AGCTGAAGAATCAAAGCAGACTCCCACCAGCGCCTCCTCCCctacctccctctcctccctcctcctccccccctcctacaGCCTCGCTCTGGGcctggagctggaggcggacgtcctggtggaggtggaggaagaggccgAGGAAGGACTCAGGAAGCGCTTTGACCGGAGTGACATCCTGTCCGACTCggcctccacttcctgtccagcGGCGTCTCGAGCTCAGGAGCTGACGGCCAGCGAGCTGCTGCGGAGCAG GACCTTCTACGATGAGGAGCTGGAGGCGTCAGACCGCTTCTACAGTGAGCAGccccagctgctccagctgtgcTACGCCCTCTACAACATCCTGGCGGCCAG GTCGGAAACAGTGTGCTACCTGGTCATCGTGCTGAACCACATGGTGTCGGCCAGCTGTCTGACGTTGGTACTTCCTGTTCTGGTCTTTCTGTGGGCCACTCTGTCCGTCCCTCGACCCAGTAAGACCTTCTGGATGACGGCCATCATCTACACCGAG GTCACCATCGTCATCAAGTATTTCTTCCAGTTTGGTTTCTTTCCGTTTAACCAGAAGCTGGAGGTAGATCGCTCCAAACCTTTCCATCCTCCAAACATCCTTGGGGTGGAGAAGAAAGAGGGCTACGTCCTATATGACCTCCTACAGCTTCTTGCGTTGTTCTACCACAGAGCCATACTCAAG TGCCACGGACTTTGGGACCAGACTATCACCACGGAGACGGACGCCATCCATCTTCACGACAACCGAGCCGACCCCTTCCGCGGCTTCATCGATCCGACGGAGCTCAGCGCGCAGCGTCGAGGGCGGAGACGGACGACCTCCAGTCGCTCTCCTGCAG GCAGCGAGACGTCCAGAGCTCAGCGGCCCGGCAGGTTGGATCTGCTGCTGGAGAAGCTCAGAGAGCTTTCCATCAGAGCCAAGAAGGTCTCCGTCAGCAG gTGTTTGTCTCTTTACCGTCCCGTCCTTCACTTCTTCAGAGCTCTCGTCCAACCAGAATACAGCGCCGTCACTGATGTTTACGTCCTCATGTTCCTCGCTGACACCGTTgacttcatcatcatcgtctttggcttTTGGGCCTTCGGA AAACACTCTGCGGCTGCTGACAtcacttcctccctctcagAAGACCAAGTTCCTGAAGCGTTCTTGGTGATGGTTCTGATCCAGTTTG GCACCATGGTGATAGACCGGGCTCTGTATTTGAGGAAGACCGTTTTGGGCAAACTAGTCTTCCAGGTGATATTGGTTTTTGGGATTCACTTCTGGATGTTCTTCATCCTGCCAACAGTCACCGAGAG gCGGTTCAACCAGAACCTGGTGGCTCAGCTCTGGTACTTTGTTAAGTGTGTTTACTTCGGCCTGTCGGCCTATCAGATCCGCTCTGGATACCCAACACGAGTTCTGGGAAACTTCCTGACGAAGAGCTACAACTACCtcaacctcttcctcttccaggg TTTCCGTCTGGTCCCATTCCTGACGGAGTTGAGGGCGGTGATGGACTGGGTGTGGACAGACACCACTTTGTCTCTGTCCTCTTGGATCTGTGTGGAGGACGTGTATGCCCACTGCTTTGTCCTAAAGTGCTGGAGAGAGTCTGAGAAG AGGTACCCTCAGCCCCGcgggcagaagaagaagcgcgTGGTGAAGTACGGGATGGGAGGTCTCAtcgtgctgctgctgatttgcATCGTCTGGTTCCCGCTGCTCTTCATGTCACTCATCAAATCAGTCGCCGGCGTCGTCAACCGACCCCTCGACGTCTCTGTGACCATCACGTTGGGAGGCTTTCAG CCCATCTTCACCATGAGTGCGCAGCAGAATCAACTGAAAGATCTGACGGAGGAGGACTTCACCTCCTTCACCAGCTCCTACAGCTACACACCT AGTGCCTTGCAGTTCCTGGAGGCCTATGGTCATGAGGACGTGACGGTGGCGGAGCTGCAGGGCAGCAGTAACTCTCTGTGGACCATCAGCCCCCCCAGCAGGCAGTACCTGAGCCAGGTGCTCCGTCTGGACCACTTCCCCCTGACGCTGTCCTGGACGGTGCAGAG GAACCTGAGTCTCGGGGCGAAGGCAGAGCTTGCGTCAGGTAAACATGTGACCTACCTGGACGACCAGACCCGCCTCGAGCTCATCCAGCTGCTGAACGGGacgaggtcacttcctgt ggtcATACAGGAAGTGTTTCCGTGTTTCATTCGAGCACCGAGCGACTCGAACTCCAAACCCATCGAGCAGCTCTACAAAG ATGACCACTACAAGGACATCTTGCTGGCCCTGGAACGgtcgaccaatcagagccaAGAGATCCAGGACTGGTGGATCGTCGA